In a single window of the Terriglobus roseus genome:
- a CDS encoding fatty acid desaturase family protein, whose translation MIAEAPELADLVPPESAPAPAVDGASASSFPKVVRRRLEQYFAEAAISPKADTTMWVKIATGVAVLAGSWIALYVLHPAAWMFLALYLVGGLAQTFLLLNIAHDSNHNAISSNPLINKSLNYVFDLCGISSYMWRILHHRGHHSCINLHGEDDAIEGRGLFRFTPHDPRAPLHRFQHIYALFLYALFSLEYVFVRDFQSFYFPGHDYLTRTRHPLREYFILYAGKAFYLSYMLVLPIFVMKEPVWLVLTAFFLVHLVVGISVVLVFQTTHVIEDTYFPLHRNEFENGVYHVFATTADYATENPVVGWLVGGLNHHVVHHLCPYVCHTHYAPLTRIVKQTAEEFGVPYRQHRTMAAALRHHLLLLRQLGNED comes from the coding sequence ATGATTGCTGAAGCACCGGAATTGGCTGATCTTGTCCCGCCGGAGAGCGCTCCGGCTCCTGCGGTCGATGGGGCAAGCGCATCTTCGTTCCCGAAGGTTGTACGTCGGCGACTGGAGCAGTACTTCGCGGAGGCTGCAATCTCACCAAAGGCCGATACGACCATGTGGGTGAAGATTGCGACCGGCGTAGCGGTCCTGGCTGGTAGCTGGATCGCGCTTTACGTCCTTCATCCTGCTGCCTGGATGTTTCTGGCGCTTTATCTCGTGGGCGGCCTCGCGCAGACCTTTCTTTTGCTGAACATTGCTCACGACAGCAATCACAACGCGATCTCCTCGAATCCGTTGATCAACAAGTCTTTGAATTACGTCTTTGACCTCTGCGGCATCAGTTCGTACATGTGGCGCATTCTGCATCATCGCGGCCACCACTCCTGCATCAACCTGCACGGCGAAGACGATGCAATCGAAGGACGTGGCCTGTTCCGGTTTACTCCCCACGATCCGCGCGCGCCGCTGCATCGCTTCCAGCACATCTACGCGCTGTTTCTGTATGCGCTATTTTCCTTGGAATACGTGTTCGTCCGCGACTTCCAGAGCTTCTATTTCCCCGGGCACGACTACCTCACAAGAACTCGACATCCGTTACGGGAATACTTCATCCTCTACGCGGGGAAGGCGTTTTACCTGAGCTACATGCTTGTGTTGCCCATCTTCGTGATGAAGGAACCGGTGTGGCTGGTACTAACTGCATTCTTCCTGGTTCACCTGGTCGTTGGGATCAGCGTTGTGCTCGTCTTCCAGACGACTCACGTTATCGAAGACACGTACTTTCCGTTGCATCGGAACGAGTTCGAAAACGGCGTGTATCACGTGTTTGCGACAACGGCCGACTATGCGACGGAGAACCCCGTTGTCGGCTGGCTCGTGGGCGGCCTGAATCATCACGTCGTGCACCATCTTTGCCCATACGTGTGTCACACCCACTACGCACCGCTGACCCGCATCGTGAAGCAGACTGCCGAAGAATTCGGCGTGCCTTATCGACAGCATCGCACGATGGCCGCCGCGCTCCGGCATCATCTGCTGTTGTTAAGGCAGTTGGGGAACGAAGACTGA
- a CDS encoding MMPL family transporter has protein sequence MHFRRFLVAGIILVAALALLPFSFHAERSLETATRVEGSQAETVRDALANRFRSPFVDQVVFVVEGIPPATSDEGAQALGTIVAALKAQTGVSGVVSYLDLRDPIFLGRGGGTYVLVGLASADASVESLVPGLHQLATSLEGKLKGRYPQIKLELTGEIPLNFDIRKASADDVRRGESLVIPATLALLLVAFGSLVAALIPLAVGQLAIATTLAITGFLAHRWHLSILVQNLATMLGLGLGIDYGLLMVSRFREAIATGLSASEASVLAARQAGRTLLISASTVGIGFLALLTVPISEIRSIGIAGFLVAGLSVLLTNTLVPAVLALLGRRIDLGRLPFAPKLDSHRAERTGVRWRQWGKVIVAHPWIALVVAGIPLSVLALQVRHLDTSVPQGDWLPQSAESVHALHTLEHMDRGGIVESLRIIVELPKDSISQTDSGWNAVDAITKRIASDPRTDRVISITTIAEGNRASLTELSRETRRTLLSSDGKAALLQVLPKGNVSLRDQVDWVRELRRTGAPTLTGVPGATLLVGGIPALNADYETLIRQHFPFVMGLVVGGTFLALLAGFRSIFVAVKAIALNLLSVAASFGALVLVFQDGYGSRFLGVPGGTGSIFPLVPIVTFAIVFGLSMDYEVFLVARVLEARRSGLSEEEAIPEGMARTAGLITSAAAIMIVVFAAFTFGGFLVVKMIGFTLAVAVLIDATIVRIIIGPALLRLAGDWNWWPGGLGKPKVAEE, from the coding sequence ATGCATTTTCGCCGGTTTCTGGTGGCTGGAATCATCCTTGTGGCAGCGCTTGCGCTGCTCCCGTTCTCCTTTCATGCAGAGCGTTCCCTCGAGACCGCGACCCGCGTGGAAGGCAGCCAGGCCGAAACTGTTCGCGATGCACTGGCGAACCGCTTCCGATCCCCGTTCGTGGATCAGGTCGTCTTCGTCGTAGAAGGTATTCCGCCGGCCACGTCCGACGAAGGCGCACAGGCGCTCGGGACAATTGTTGCGGCTCTAAAGGCGCAGACCGGTGTCTCCGGCGTCGTCTCGTATCTCGATCTGCGCGACCCCATCTTCCTTGGACGCGGCGGTGGAACGTACGTCCTCGTTGGACTCGCTTCGGCCGATGCTTCCGTGGAGTCGCTGGTTCCGGGATTGCACCAGCTTGCCACTTCTCTTGAGGGCAAGCTCAAAGGGCGCTATCCGCAGATAAAGCTTGAGCTCACCGGCGAGATCCCCCTTAACTTCGACATTCGTAAGGCAAGTGCAGACGATGTGCGTCGCGGTGAGAGCCTGGTCATTCCCGCGACACTCGCACTCTTGCTGGTAGCCTTTGGCAGCCTCGTCGCGGCGTTAATCCCGCTGGCTGTCGGTCAGCTTGCCATCGCAACGACGTTGGCCATCACAGGGTTCCTGGCGCATCGCTGGCACCTCTCCATCCTCGTGCAGAACCTGGCAACGATGCTGGGCCTTGGGCTTGGCATCGATTACGGCTTGCTGATGGTCAGCCGCTTCCGCGAAGCCATCGCAACCGGCCTAAGCGCGTCGGAAGCGTCGGTACTTGCCGCGCGTCAGGCGGGGCGCACGCTGCTGATCTCGGCCTCGACGGTCGGCATCGGATTCCTGGCGCTGCTGACCGTGCCCATCAGTGAGATTCGCTCGATCGGCATCGCAGGGTTCCTCGTGGCGGGCCTCAGCGTGCTGCTCACCAACACCCTCGTGCCCGCGGTGCTGGCGCTGCTGGGGCGTCGCATCGACCTCGGGCGCCTGCCGTTCGCACCCAAGCTCGATTCGCATCGTGCCGAGCGGACAGGCGTTCGCTGGCGACAGTGGGGAAAGGTCATCGTCGCACATCCGTGGATTGCGTTAGTGGTCGCGGGCATTCCTCTGTCAGTACTCGCGTTGCAGGTGCGGCATCTCGACACCAGCGTCCCGCAGGGCGACTGGCTGCCGCAATCGGCGGAGTCCGTCCATGCGCTTCACACGCTGGAACACATGGACCGTGGTGGCATCGTTGAGTCGTTACGCATCATCGTCGAGCTGCCGAAAGACTCTATCTCGCAGACGGACTCGGGCTGGAATGCAGTCGATGCAATCACGAAGCGCATCGCGAGTGATCCACGCACGGACCGCGTGATCTCCATTACCACCATCGCCGAGGGCAACCGCGCCTCGCTGACGGAGCTGTCGCGGGAGACGCGCCGCACGCTCCTAAGCAGCGATGGAAAAGCTGCGCTTCTGCAGGTGCTGCCCAAGGGCAATGTCTCACTGCGCGATCAGGTCGACTGGGTGCGTGAGCTTCGCAGGACGGGTGCACCTACGCTGACAGGCGTACCCGGTGCAACGCTCCTGGTGGGCGGAATTCCGGCGCTGAATGCTGACTATGAAACTCTCATTCGTCAGCATTTCCCGTTCGTGATGGGGCTTGTTGTCGGCGGCACCTTCCTCGCACTGCTTGCCGGGTTCCGATCGATCTTCGTTGCGGTGAAGGCCATCGCGCTCAATCTCCTCTCGGTGGCAGCATCCTTCGGTGCCTTAGTGCTTGTCTTTCAGGACGGCTATGGCAGCAGGTTCCTTGGAGTTCCCGGCGGTACGGGCAGTATCTTCCCGCTTGTACCAATCGTGACCTTCGCGATCGTCTTCGGGCTGAGCATGGATTATGAGGTCTTCCTTGTAGCGCGCGTGCTGGAAGCACGGCGCAGCGGCTTGAGTGAAGAGGAAGCTATTCCGGAGGGCATGGCACGGACTGCAGGCCTCATCACCAGCGCCGCTGCCATCATGATCGTGGTCTTCGCCGCATTCACCTTTGGCGGCTTCCTTGTGGTCAAGATGATCGGCTTCACGCTGGCGGTCGCCGTGTTGATCGACGCGACCATCGTGCGCATCATCATCGGCCCGGCACTGCTTCGCCTTGCAGGCGACTGGAACTGGTGGCCCGGTGGTCTCGGCAAGCCGAAGGTCGCAGAGGAGTAA
- a CDS encoding thioester reductase domain-containing protein, translating to MITPSLLGQLQTLADKHPDKLLYSFLDVDGDPTESYTYAGFLLRAEAIAEHLLKDDRFAPGSRLLLAYPPGLEMICAFFGCVRAGLIPVPVYPPSSRGFQSALYKMVHIAKDCQAAAILTNRDYQASLKTNLARSGVSTSGVDIDYISGLPWISTEEFVHARHVVPFAEPSKILFLQYTSGSTMEPKGVIVSHENILSTAPLVIENEAPVVVSWLPQYHDMGLIGCYLYPALRGGTTYGFSPMDFIQRPVLWFETISKYRATSTAAPNFAYDYCLRTGRLPKETLQACDLSSLLVLMCAAEPVKPDTFTRFLEAFEPYGLKAESFYVAYGLAENTLAVTLHGRNIVSVNKRALAQGKARMTAEVSEIDAAKQIVSCGVPLAGLDLKIVDPEAHLALEPGRIGEIWLRGSGKCQGYWNNAELTLKQFRARLVDDSPYDDGYMRTGDLGFMHDGELYVCGRIKDMIILRGQNYYPHDIENVVEKSSSLIRHNCVAAFQIHEENEPALAIVVEVKNPRVLPDARKIATAVRNYLNVEVAKISLIAPRAVPRTSSGKIMRHKTKQMWTAGEFNVLSDFSREGETDAAQITADMNSPFAELKARYNLTGQETYNLIEAGLDSLDLVGFMHELKELLKDKGAELLARQVDIGLVQRVSVAELFGLADQLESAPEEAILHLREFLSVFREEQNALEMQMMREDTKLLFDPPAPATVPKIPMPSQILLTGGTGFIGPFLMKSLLEQTDAMIHVLVRASDEIQGKQRLQAAMQSMGHVPADLMEMFDERVVPVCGDLGQPGLGLMQEVWDTLTKDIDTVFHNGATVNYLFNYDMMRDANVLGTNEILRLAFEGRAKEFNYVSTTFIHGWAHKPTLFETDCNAEMALLDFGYSQTKWVAEQVVFAAQEKGLSVRVFRPALVSPSVDGGGNNFDIAVRLVAFMVNHGIGVDTLNQVSFVPADIVANNIVAIATSPGTANQTFHVVRDDYSNMTDITRLITESTGRQFEAFLLPDFVPELIRRCRKEDLLFPLLDFLVGSVDNISSMEFKRYESTTYQAARDASAWGRPDPSLEDTVNGILKFMNRKGIISVTVREDGEESTSDALIDSNALSVTAS from the coding sequence TTGATCACGCCGTCTCTTTTGGGGCAACTGCAGACACTGGCAGACAAGCACCCGGACAAGCTGCTGTATTCGTTTCTCGACGTGGATGGCGATCCGACCGAAAGCTACACCTATGCTGGTTTTCTGCTTCGCGCGGAGGCAATTGCTGAGCACCTGCTGAAAGACGACCGATTCGCACCGGGCAGTCGTCTGCTGCTCGCATACCCACCAGGGCTTGAAATGATCTGCGCGTTCTTCGGCTGCGTGCGCGCAGGCCTGATCCCCGTGCCGGTTTATCCGCCCAGTTCGCGTGGCTTCCAGAGCGCCCTTTACAAGATGGTTCATATCGCGAAGGACTGCCAGGCGGCAGCCATCCTGACGAACCGCGACTACCAGGCCTCCCTGAAGACGAACCTGGCTCGCAGCGGCGTCTCCACCTCTGGTGTGGACATCGATTACATCAGCGGCCTGCCCTGGATCTCGACCGAAGAGTTTGTGCATGCAAGGCACGTGGTGCCCTTCGCTGAGCCCTCGAAGATCCTCTTTCTGCAGTACACCTCCGGTTCCACCATGGAACCGAAGGGAGTCATCGTCTCGCACGAAAACATCCTGAGTACCGCACCACTCGTGATCGAGAACGAAGCGCCAGTTGTAGTTTCATGGCTGCCGCAGTATCACGACATGGGATTGATTGGCTGCTATCTGTATCCCGCTCTCCGCGGCGGCACAACGTACGGCTTCTCGCCGATGGACTTCATTCAGCGACCGGTCCTGTGGTTTGAGACGATCTCGAAGTACCGCGCAACGTCAACCGCTGCGCCCAACTTTGCGTATGACTACTGCCTGCGCACCGGGCGTCTGCCAAAGGAGACGCTGCAAGCGTGCGACCTGAGTTCGTTGCTGGTGCTGATGTGCGCCGCCGAACCGGTAAAGCCGGATACCTTTACGCGATTCCTCGAAGCCTTCGAGCCCTACGGTCTGAAGGCGGAGAGCTTCTACGTCGCATACGGCCTTGCCGAAAACACGCTTGCCGTCACGCTTCACGGTCGCAACATCGTATCGGTGAACAAGCGAGCCCTTGCCCAGGGCAAGGCTCGTATGACGGCCGAAGTGTCCGAAATTGACGCCGCGAAGCAGATCGTCAGCTGTGGCGTACCGCTGGCCGGCCTCGATCTGAAGATCGTCGACCCAGAGGCCCACCTCGCGCTGGAGCCGGGACGCATCGGGGAGATCTGGCTTAGGGGCAGCGGCAAATGCCAGGGTTACTGGAACAATGCCGAATTGACCCTGAAGCAGTTCCGCGCACGCCTTGTGGATGACAGCCCCTATGACGATGGCTACATGCGCACCGGCGACCTGGGTTTCATGCACGATGGTGAACTCTATGTTTGCGGTCGCATCAAGGACATGATCATCCTCCGCGGGCAGAACTATTACCCGCACGATATTGAGAATGTCGTCGAGAAGTCATCCAGCCTGATCCGCCACAACTGCGTTGCCGCATTCCAGATTCACGAGGAGAATGAGCCGGCACTGGCTATCGTCGTCGAAGTGAAGAACCCCAGGGTATTGCCCGACGCACGCAAGATCGCGACTGCCGTCCGAAATTATCTGAACGTGGAAGTCGCAAAAATCTCGCTCATCGCACCGCGCGCCGTACCGCGCACGAGCTCTGGCAAGATCATGCGGCACAAGACGAAACAGATGTGGACCGCCGGAGAGTTCAACGTGCTGTCTGACTTTTCGCGCGAGGGGGAAACAGACGCCGCGCAGATCACCGCCGATATGAACTCGCCCTTCGCAGAGTTGAAGGCGCGCTACAACCTGACGGGGCAGGAGACCTATAACCTGATTGAGGCCGGGCTGGATTCCTTGGACCTGGTCGGCTTCATGCACGAGTTGAAGGAACTCCTGAAAGACAAAGGTGCGGAACTACTTGCACGGCAGGTCGATATCGGCCTGGTGCAACGTGTCAGTGTCGCAGAGTTGTTCGGTCTGGCCGACCAGTTAGAGAGCGCTCCCGAGGAAGCCATCCTGCATCTGCGCGAGTTCCTTTCGGTCTTCCGCGAAGAGCAGAATGCGCTGGAGATGCAGATGATGCGTGAGGATACCAAGCTACTCTTCGATCCGCCAGCACCGGCCACTGTACCGAAGATTCCGATGCCGAGTCAGATCCTCCTCACCGGAGGCACAGGCTTCATTGGTCCGTTCCTGATGAAGAGCCTGCTGGAACAGACGGACGCGATGATTCACGTGCTTGTACGTGCTTCCGATGAGATCCAGGGCAAGCAGCGCCTGCAGGCTGCGATGCAGTCGATGGGACATGTGCCCGCTGATTTGATGGAGATGTTCGACGAACGCGTCGTGCCCGTCTGCGGCGACCTCGGCCAGCCGGGGCTGGGCCTGATGCAGGAGGTGTGGGACACCCTCACGAAGGACATTGACACCGTCTTCCATAACGGTGCGACCGTGAACTATCTGTTCAACTACGACATGATGCGCGACGCCAATGTTCTCGGCACGAATGAGATTCTGCGTCTTGCGTTCGAGGGCCGGGCTAAGGAGTTCAACTACGTCTCGACAACCTTCATTCATGGCTGGGCCCATAAGCCCACCCTGTTTGAGACCGATTGCAACGCAGAGATGGCGCTGCTCGACTTCGGCTACAGCCAGACGAAGTGGGTGGCGGAACAGGTCGTATTCGCAGCGCAGGAAAAGGGGCTGTCTGTGCGGGTCTTCCGTCCAGCTCTGGTTAGCCCGTCGGTCGATGGTGGCGGGAACAACTTTGATATCGCGGTTCGACTCGTCGCCTTCATGGTCAACCACGGCATCGGCGTCGACACTCTGAACCAGGTCAGCTTCGTACCTGCGGACATCGTTGCGAATAATATTGTCGCGATCGCGACCAGCCCAGGCACGGCGAACCAGACATTCCACGTCGTCCGCGATGACTACTCGAACATGACCGACATCACGCGGCTGATCACGGAGTCAACGGGGCGCCAGTTCGAGGCGTTCCTCCTACCCGACTTTGTGCCTGAGTTGATTCGTCGCTGCCGCAAGGAAGATCTTCTGTTCCCACTGCTCGACTTCCTTGTAGGATCGGTCGACAACATCTCTTCGATGGAGTTCAAGCGGTACGAGAGCACGACCTACCAGGCGGCGCGCGACGCGTCTGCATGGGGCAGGCCGGACCCATCGCTTGAGGACACGGTGAACGGCATCCTGAAGTTCATGAACCGTAAGGGCATTATCTCCGTTACGGTTCGCGAGGATGGCGAGGAGTCAACGAGCGACGCGCTCATTGACTCCAACGCGCTGTCCGTTACTGCTTCTTGA
- a CDS encoding cytochrome P450 — MTTSALIPAVSRMRSLADSRAMASNPTQVLSQYSAELGDTFRFYLGGIKEAIVTIDPAVIEHVLKANASNYRKSEIQVKRMGHFLGKGLLTTEGEAWKTQRRLIQKGFDRKQLDALAIIMQDSLADSLRDFDAQIYNGPVDIYPQLMKITFAMVARSLFGARLKDEDIELVSRTICDVQEFIVKQTLQPYLNPWFEVSGELTKHEEMRRSADAVLMEYIKKRRNEPPALDLLQTLMDARYADGEGMSDELILSESMQLLVAGHETSSNALSWLLYLLSSRPETLERVRQEFDEVLGDAPLDHADVTKCVYTTQVIQEGLRLYPPFWMVDREAIADDRIGDVVIPAGSMVIVHVYGAHHASKHWPNPETFDTDRFIKGNEKLRAPFTYLPFGGGPRGCIGNNYAMLQVLMILSDLLRKYDFQTVPHQVIEEQAMVILRPRHGIRMTFTKSQERAASIA; from the coding sequence ATGACCACGTCCGCGCTCATCCCTGCTGTCTCCCGTATGCGTTCACTTGCAGACTCGCGCGCGATGGCCAGCAATCCCACACAGGTTCTTTCGCAGTACAGCGCGGAGCTGGGAGATACCTTCCGCTTCTACCTGGGCGGCATCAAGGAAGCGATCGTCACGATCGACCCGGCCGTGATTGAGCATGTCTTAAAGGCCAACGCCAGCAACTACCGCAAGTCTGAGATCCAGGTGAAACGGATGGGCCACTTCCTGGGCAAGGGCCTGCTCACCACCGAGGGCGAGGCATGGAAGACGCAGCGCCGCCTGATCCAGAAGGGCTTCGACCGTAAGCAGCTCGATGCTCTGGCGATTATCATGCAAGACTCGCTGGCCGATTCGCTGCGAGACTTCGACGCACAGATCTACAATGGCCCCGTCGACATCTATCCGCAGCTCATGAAGATCACCTTCGCGATGGTCGCGCGCTCGCTCTTTGGTGCACGCCTTAAGGACGAGGACATTGAACTGGTCAGTCGCACTATTTGCGACGTTCAGGAATTCATCGTCAAGCAGACGCTGCAGCCATATCTGAACCCATGGTTTGAAGTATCGGGCGAGTTGACGAAGCATGAAGAGATGCGGCGTAGCGCGGACGCCGTGCTGATGGAGTACATCAAGAAGCGGCGCAATGAACCGCCCGCCCTGGACCTGTTGCAGACCCTGATGGACGCTCGCTACGCTGACGGGGAAGGCATGAGCGATGAGCTCATCCTGAGCGAGAGCATGCAGTTGCTGGTGGCTGGGCACGAGACGTCGTCCAATGCGCTCTCGTGGTTGCTGTACCTGCTAAGCTCACGCCCTGAGACCCTGGAGCGGGTACGTCAGGAGTTTGACGAGGTGTTGGGTGACGCCCCACTCGATCACGCCGATGTGACGAAGTGCGTCTACACAACGCAAGTCATCCAGGAAGGGCTCCGCCTGTACCCGCCCTTCTGGATGGTCGATCGGGAAGCGATTGCAGACGACCGCATCGGTGATGTTGTGATTCCTGCCGGCTCCATGGTCATCGTGCACGTGTACGGCGCGCACCACGCGTCGAAACACTGGCCGAATCCGGAAACGTTCGATACGGACCGCTTCATCAAGGGCAACGAAAAGCTGCGCGCACCCTTCACTTACCTCCCATTCGGCGGCGGCCCGCGAGGCTGCATCGGCAACAATTACGCCATGCTGCAGGTCCTGATGATCCTGAGCGACCTGTTGCGAAAGTACGATTTCCAGACCGTGCCCCACCAGGTCATTGAAGAGCAGGCAATGGTGATCCTGCGGCCGAGACACGGTATCCGGATGACCTT